A genomic region of Acidimicrobiia bacterium contains the following coding sequences:
- a CDS encoding error-prone DNA polymerase, which yields MVSYAELHCHTNYSFLDGASHPERIVERAAELDLSALGVTDHDGFRGVVKVHQMARVLGLPIVYGTEVGMPLKATADSREDRRDVRGMRRSAGSSDVETGAGRNEGDDPAAEPSRGTKRSRTRRMHGTKPLDLPPTDHLVLLAPDPKGYSALSRFVTDGQYRGKKDAPRYSYGELEAAGREGKIVALSGCHQGAVARAAQAGDLAAAMAAAARLRELFPGRFFVELWHHGMPEDDARNDLLAEVAARLGLPTVATNNVHYADRRDADLSEVLAAIGGRRNLDVADGFRPATDERFLKPAGEMVRRLGRYRGAVERAAELGAELAFDLDLITPQLPDFPMPDAFRSEDAYLRHLVDEGARQVYPGSGRDGIDARARARLDHELSVIEELGFAGFFLVAWDIVSFARSRDIICQIRGSGADSAVCRCIGLTRVDPIRLHLPFERFLSQERGRPPDIDIDFEAERREEVIQYCYQRYGRERAAMVSNVITYRARSVLQDVGKAFGLTQAQVNALTKYVDTHSTRNLRDVVALPVGLRSDLIYDVCHRLDGFPRHLGIHSGGMVVAKRPLWETVPIEWGRMEDRTVLQWDKDDCAAMGIVKFDLLALGALNAVHLSVDAIRDVHGVDVDLATIPQEPVIYEMMTRADTVGVFQIESRAQMATLPRLKPKTFYDLAIEVALIRPGPIQGHSVHPFLRRRNGEEPIRYPHPLTEEILEKTLGVPVFQEQLMELARICAGFTAGQSDRLRQAMTHKRSDEAMAKLRDEVLAGMAGNGIIGAAAEEIWEKLQGFASFGFPESHSVSFAYIVYMTSWLKYHWPTEFFAGLLNAQPMGFYSPNSLLQDAIHHGVVVLPPDVNESYFDCTVELLDADHDDVVEYLGMRWRRGRGAITDPVRQAVGLRVGLRYVRNLGDAEIARVEAARLIGGRFTSPEDLAQRSGIPVDGLEGLAASGALSCLGLGRRDGMWAAGALAELGPGRLPLAEGTAAPSLPAMSRYDDVQADLWSTSMSSTHPVSFLREKLEEARCMTVSDALRLRKHGTRARVGGIITHRQRPSTSNGVRFLNLEDETGLLNVVVLPPAWDANYELARKAVGVVIEGLLEFRDGVTNLVAHRFEHWPVAGITSRDFR from the coding sequence CCGTTGAAGGCGACCGCCGACTCACGCGAAGACCGTCGGGACGTTCGAGGAATGCGCCGGTCCGCCGGGTCGAGCGATGTGGAAACGGGTGCCGGGCGCAACGAGGGCGATGACCCCGCCGCTGAGCCGAGCCGAGGCACGAAGCGGTCCCGTACCAGGAGGATGCACGGGACGAAGCCACTCGACCTGCCGCCGACCGACCATCTCGTGCTCCTGGCCCCGGACCCGAAGGGCTACTCCGCCCTCAGCCGCTTCGTCACCGACGGCCAGTACAGGGGGAAGAAGGACGCACCCCGGTACTCGTATGGCGAGCTCGAGGCGGCAGGGCGGGAGGGGAAGATCGTCGCGCTGAGCGGCTGCCACCAGGGAGCGGTCGCCAGGGCGGCCCAGGCAGGCGATCTCGCTGCGGCGATGGCGGCGGCGGCCCGACTCCGCGAGCTGTTCCCCGGCCGCTTCTTCGTTGAGTTGTGGCACCACGGGATGCCGGAGGACGACGCCCGTAACGACCTCCTCGCTGAGGTGGCAGCCCGGTTGGGACTGCCGACGGTCGCTACGAACAACGTCCACTACGCAGACAGGCGCGACGCCGACTTGTCGGAGGTGCTCGCCGCTATCGGGGGGCGTCGCAACCTCGACGTGGCAGACGGGTTCCGGCCGGCAACCGACGAGCGCTTCCTCAAGCCGGCAGGGGAGATGGTGCGCCGGCTCGGCCGCTATCGGGGCGCCGTCGAGCGCGCTGCCGAGCTCGGGGCCGAGCTCGCCTTCGATCTCGACCTGATCACCCCGCAGCTCCCCGACTTCCCGATGCCGGACGCCTTCCGATCCGAGGACGCATACCTGCGTCACCTGGTCGACGAGGGGGCGAGGCAGGTGTATCCGGGCAGCGGCCGTGATGGGATCGACGCTCGAGCGAGGGCACGCCTCGACCACGAGCTTTCCGTCATCGAGGAGCTCGGTTTCGCGGGCTTCTTCCTGGTGGCGTGGGACATCGTGAGCTTCGCCCGGAGCCGGGACATCATCTGCCAGATCCGCGGCTCGGGGGCCGATTCCGCCGTGTGCCGGTGCATCGGGCTGACGCGGGTCGACCCGATCCGCCTCCATCTCCCGTTCGAGCGCTTCCTCTCGCAGGAGCGAGGCAGGCCCCCCGACATCGACATCGACTTCGAGGCGGAGCGCCGCGAGGAGGTGATCCAGTACTGCTACCAGCGTTACGGGCGGGAGAGAGCCGCCATGGTGTCGAACGTCATCACGTATCGGGCGCGATCCGTCCTCCAGGACGTCGGCAAGGCGTTTGGGCTGACCCAGGCCCAGGTGAACGCCCTCACGAAGTACGTCGACACCCACAGCACCCGCAACCTCCGGGACGTCGTTGCCCTGCCGGTTGGGCTCAGGTCCGATCTCATCTACGACGTGTGCCACCGTCTCGACGGCTTCCCGAGGCACCTCGGCATTCACTCGGGAGGGATGGTCGTCGCCAAGCGGCCGCTCTGGGAGACGGTTCCGATCGAGTGGGGCCGGATGGAGGACCGCACGGTGTTGCAGTGGGACAAGGACGATTGCGCGGCGATGGGCATCGTCAAGTTCGACCTCCTCGCTCTCGGAGCGCTCAACGCCGTCCACCTCTCGGTCGATGCGATCCGCGACGTGCACGGCGTCGACGTCGACCTGGCGACGATCCCGCAGGAGCCGGTGATCTACGAGATGATGACGAGAGCTGACACCGTCGGGGTGTTCCAGATCGAATCGCGCGCCCAGATGGCGACGCTGCCCCGGCTGAAGCCGAAGACGTTCTACGACCTGGCGATCGAAGTAGCGCTCATCCGACCCGGGCCGATCCAGGGCCACTCCGTCCATCCGTTCCTGCGGCGCCGCAACGGCGAGGAGCCGATTCGCTACCCGCACCCGCTCACCGAGGAGATCCTCGAGAAGACGCTCGGCGTCCCCGTCTTCCAGGAGCAGCTCATGGAGCTGGCGCGGATCTGCGCCGGGTTCACGGCAGGCCAGTCCGACCGGCTCCGCCAGGCGATGACTCACAAGCGGTCGGACGAGGCGATGGCGAAGCTGCGCGACGAGGTGCTCGCCGGGATGGCGGGCAACGGGATCATCGGCGCAGCAGCCGAGGAGATATGGGAGAAGCTGCAGGGATTCGCCTCGTTCGGATTTCCGGAGTCGCACTCCGTCTCGTTCGCGTACATCGTGTACATGACGTCGTGGCTCAAGTACCACTGGCCGACGGAGTTCTTCGCCGGCTTGCTGAACGCCCAGCCGATGGGGTTCTACTCGCCGAACTCGCTGCTCCAGGATGCCATCCACCACGGGGTCGTGGTGCTCCCGCCCGACGTCAACGAGTCCTACTTCGACTGCACGGTCGAGCTCCTCGATGCCGACCACGACGACGTCGTCGAGTACCTGGGGATGCGATGGCGTCGGGGGAGAGGCGCCATCACCGATCCCGTCAGGCAGGCGGTCGGGCTGCGCGTCGGGCTGCGCTATGTACGCAACCTCGGCGACGCCGAGATCGCCCGTGTCGAGGCGGCCCGGCTGATCGGGGGCCGGTTCACGTCCCCGGAGGACCTGGCGCAGCGGTCGGGCATCCCGGTCGACGGCCTGGAGGGGCTTGCGGCGTCCGGAGCGCTCTCCTGCCTGGGGTTGGGGAGGCGCGACGGGATGTGGGCGGCAGGCGCGCTGGCCGAGCTCGGGCCGGGACGGTTGCCGCTCGCCGAAGGGACGGCCGCCCCTTCGCTGCCGGCGATGAGCCGGTACGACGATGTACAGGCAGACCTGTGGTCGACCTCGATGTCGTCGACCCATCCGGTCTCGTTCCTACGCGAGAAGCTCGAAGAGGCGAGGTGCATGACGGTCTCGGATGCTCTGAGGCTCCGCAAGCACGGGACGCGGGCGAGAGTCGGCGGGATCATCACGCACCGGCAGCGGCCGAGCACGTCGAATGGGGTGCGTTTCCTCAACCTCGAAGACGAGACGGGGCTGCTCAACGTCGTCGTCCTCCCTCCGGCTTGGGACGCCAACTACGAGTTGGCGCGCAAGGCGGTCGGAGTGGTCATCGAAGGACTGCTCGAGTTCCGGGACGGTGTGACCAATCTCGTCGCCCACCGCTTCGAGCATTGGCCGGTCGCCGGGATCACGAGCCGCGACTTCCGTTGA